The following are encoded in a window of Procambarus clarkii isolate CNS0578487 chromosome 33, FALCON_Pclarkii_2.0, whole genome shotgun sequence genomic DNA:
- the LOC138370833 gene encoding GATA zinc finger domain-containing protein 24-like: MTSSEVTSGYYLVNGSSDVVHGWSENNDSENDINENNNSENNDSENNNSKNNDSENNNSKNNDSENNDSEKDGSENNDSENDDSENNDSENDGSENNDSENDDSENNDSENNDSENNDSENNNNENNNSENNEFGDRRSNIKEDLEI; this comes from the exons ATGACGTCTTCCGAGGTCACATCCGGGTATTATCTCGTGAATGGCAG CAGTGACGTCGTTCATGGCTGGTCTGAGAACAATGATAGTGAGAACGATATTAATGAGAACAATAATAGTGAGAACAATGATAGTGAAAACAATAATAGTAAGAACAATGATAGTGAAAACAATAATAGTAAGAACAATGATAGTGAGAACAATGATAGTGAGAAAGATGGTAGTGAGAACAATGACAGTGAGAACGATGATAGTGAGAACAATGATAGTGAGAACGATGGTAGTGAGAACAATGACAGTGAGAACGATGATAGTGAGAACAATGATAGTGAGAACAATGATAGTGAGAACAATGACAGTGAGAACAATAATAATGAGAACAATAATAGTGAGAACAATGAGTTTGGAGACAGGAGAAGCAACATCAAAGAAGATCTGGAAATATGA
- the LOC138370832 gene encoding chloride intracellular channel protein 6-like, translating to MSLDSGTSLDSGTPLDSGTPLDSGTSLDSGTSLDSGTSLDSGTPLDSGTSLDSGTSLDSGTSLDSGTSLDSGTSLDSGTSLDSGTSLDSGTSPDSGTSPDSGTSLDSGTSLDSGTSPDSGTSP from the coding sequence ATGTCTCTTGACAGTGGTACGTCTCTTGACAGTGGTACGCCCCTTGACAGTGGTACGCCCCTTGACAGTGGTACGTCCCTTGACAGTGGTACGTCTCTTGACAGTGGGACGTCTCTTGACAGTGGTACGCCCCTTGACAGTGGTACGTCCCTTGACAGTGGTACGTCTCTTGACAGTGGTACGTCTCTTGACAGTGGTACGTCTCTTGACAGTGGGACGTCTCTTGACAGTGGTACGTCTCTTGACAGTGGTACGTCCCTTGACAGTGGTACGTCCCCTGACAGTGGTACGTCCCCTGACAGTGGTACGTCCCTTGACAGTGGTACGTCCCTTGACAGTGGTACGTCCCCTGACAGTGGTACGTCCCCCTGA
- the LOC138370831 gene encoding uncharacterized protein — protein MPLQAPLRGVNSSTSPSERCECLYKPSERCECLYKPSERCECLYKPPERCECLYKPPERCECLYKSPERCECLYKSPERCECLYKSPERFECLYKLSERCECLYKPSERCECFYKPPERCECLYKLSERCECLYKPSERCECLYKPSERCECLYKPPERCECLYMPPERCECLYKPPERCECLYKPPERCECLYKPPERCECLYKPPERCECLYKSSGMLNSIPVPSPERLQELFSPLRGHSSPQVPVKSDTRTQSCAIPGLPKDPFQGIQELGGPSRAQFKGQLVFTADLYLATGERSLWRLAD, from the exons ATGCCTCTACAAGCCCCTCTGAGAGGTGTGAATTCCTCTACAAGCCCCTCTGAGAGGTGTGAATGCCTCTACAAGCCCTCTGAGAGGTGTGAATGCCTCTACAAGCCCTCTGAGAGGTGTGAATGCCTCTACAAGCCCCCTGAGAGGTGTGAATGCCTCTACAAGCCCCCTGAGAG GTGTGAATGCCTCTACAAGTCCCCTGAGAGGTGTGAATGCCTCTACAAGTCCCCTGAGAGGTGTGAATGCCTCTACAAGTCCCCTGAGAGGTTTGAATGCCTCTACAAGCTCTCCGAGAGGTGTGAATGCCTCTACAAGCCCTCCGAGAGGTGTGAATGCTTCTACAAGCCCCCTGAGAGGTGTGAATGCCTCTACAAGCTCTCCGAGAGGTGTGAATGCCTCTACAAGCCCTCTGAGAG GTGTGAATGCCTCTACAAGCCCTCTGAGAGGTGTGAATGCCTCTACAAGCCCCCTGAGAGGTGTGAATGCCTCTACATGCCCCCTGAGAGGTGTGAATGCCTCTACAAGCCCCCTGAGAGGTGTGAATGCCTCTACAAGCCCCCTGAGAGGTGTGAATGCCTCTACAAGCCCCCCGAGAGGTGTGAATGCCTCTACAAGCCCCCTGAGAGGTGTGAATGCCTCTACAAGTCCTCTGGGATGTTAAACTCTATACCTGTCCCATCCCCCGAGAGATTACAGGAGCTCTTCTCACCCCTGCGTGGCCACTCTTCTCCCCAGGTCCCTGTGAAATCAGATACACGTACACAATCCTGTGCAATCCCCGGATTACCAAAGGATCCGTTCCAGGGAATTCAGGAACTAGGGGGGCCTTCCAGAGCACAGTTTAAGGGTCAGCTTGTGTTCACAGCTGACTTATATCTTGCTACAGGGGAGAGAAGCCTATGGCGGCTTG CCGATTGA